The nucleotide sequence CGGTACCGGCAAGACCGCTGGCTTCGCCGTGCCGCTGCTGCAACTGCTGGCGATGGAAGGGCCGAAAGTCACCGCCAACTCGGTGCGCGCCCTGATCCTGTGCCCAACCCGCGAACTGGCCGAACAGGTTCACGCCAGCGTCGCCGAATACGCGCAAAACCTGCCGCTGAGCACTTACGCGGTGTACGGCGGCGTGAGCATCAACCCGCAGATGATGAAGCTGCGCAAGGGCGTTGACATCCTGGTCGCCACGCCTGGCCGCCTGATCGACCTGTTCCGCCAGAACGCGCTGAAACTCAATCAGCTGCAAACCCTGGTGCTCGATGAAGCCGACCGCATGCTCGACCTGGGTTTCTCCGAAGAGCTGGCGAACATCTACCGCATGCTGCCGAAAAAGCGCCAGACTCTGCTGTTCTCCGCGACCTTCTCCGATGACATCCGCCTGCTGGCCGGGCAGATGCTCAATGATCCGCTGAGCATCGAAGTCAGCCCGCGTAACGTCGCCGCCAACACCGTCAAGCAATGGGTCGTGCCGGTCGACAAGAAGCGCAAGCCGGAGCTGTTTGTACACCTGATGCGTAAGGGCAAGTGGAAGCAGGTACTGGTGTTCGCCAAGACCCGCAACGGCGTGGATGCGCTGGTAGACAAACTCCAGGGCCTGGGGATCAACGCCGACGGCATTCACGGTGACAAGCCGCAGGCGACCCGCCAGCGTGCACTGGATCGTTTCAAGGCCAGCGATGTGCAGATTCTGGTGGCCACCGACGTGGCGGCCCGTGGCCTGGATATTGAGGATTTGCCGTTGGTGGTCAACTTTGACCTGCCGATCGTGGCCGAGGATTACATTCACCGCATCGGCCGTACCGGACGTGCTGGCAATACCGGCGAGGCGATTTCCCTGGTGTGCGCCGATGAAGTGAACATGCTGTCGGCCATCGAGATGCTGACCCGTCAGACATTGACCCGGCACATGGAGCAGGACTTTGAGCCTGAGCACCGGGTACCGGATACCGATGCCAGCGGCCAGGTGGTGAAAAAACCCAAGAAGCCGAAGAAACCCAAGGCGTCCGGTGGCGGCAAACGCAACCTCGGCAAGTGGGTGGAAAGTGGCGAAGTGGCAGTGGCGGAGCCGTCGATCAAGCCGGTGCGCAAAGTGCCGGTGTTTAACACCGGGCCGCGCAAGCGTAAGCCTTGAGTCATGTTGAGCGCGCAAGGGGCCGCTGGCCCCGAGGCGCTCAAGGCACGCAAACCCCTGACTGTTTCAGCGCTTGCGTGGGGCGCAGAAAAATCGCTATACAGGCTGATGCTGCGAATACACCCAGGGCATTGATCACCCCGGTAGCTTCCAGCGTCGCGCCGAACAGCGGGGTGCCGATCGTTTGGCCGAGCGCGATAACGAGAAAGGGTATCCCCAGTCCCAGGTCTGGACGATCCGGGAACAGGTTGATGCCTTGAATCAAATAGGCACCGGTGGACACGATATAAGCCGCGCCGAACAAGCACATGGCGGCGAAGCCAAACGTGGCTGACATCGAGGCCGTAGCCAAGCCTATCGTGCCGATTGCCATTCCTAGCAGCGCAACGCTATGAATTCTGCGTGTACCAAACCGGCTGGTAAGCATGCCGGTTGAGGATCCGCTGATACCGGCCGCGCCGAGTGCGATCCAGGCCCATGCAATGTAAGCATCGGAGAAGCCGAATTCGCCACGCAGGATCTCGGCGCCGAATGTCCAGATCGCGGTGCTCGCCACGCCCATGAGAAAAGCGCTGCTGCAAAGGGCGAAAAGTCCCGGTCTGCGCAACAGTTTGAAGGCGAACCCGTTGACCATCTCGTTATGGGGCCGAGCGGGCATGGCAAACCAGATCCAGACAGTTATGCCCGCCCCCATCAGTGCGTAAAGTGCATAGAGTTCGCGCCATGCGCCGGCTGCGATCAATGCCGCGCCACCCGAAAATACGATGCCGGCGGCGGTGCCGGCGTTGATCAGCGCGTTCGCCTTGGGGCGACCATCACCGTTGAACCGGGCTGCGACCGCGCAGGCCAGAGGAGGCGATGTAAGGCCGGTACTCAGGCCCGCGAGCGCAATGCCAAGACCCAGCGTCAGCCCCGACGATGCGAAGACCACCAGCGCCATCCCTAAGGTCGCCGCCAGGCCCGCGGAAAACGCGAGCAGGCGTGGGGAGAGTTTCCCGGCGCAAATAAACGTCAGGATGATTCCCACGCAGTACGCCGCGAAAGCGCTGCCGCCGATCCAGCCGGCAACGGTCACACCGAGGGACAGTTCCTCGCGGATCAACGGCAGAAGAAGTCCGTAGGAAAATCGTGCGAGACCATAAGAAAGGGCCGTCAGCGCGAACGCGGCGGCGAGCAGATTGAGATTGCGCTTCATGAGTCGCTTGCCCGCATGCTCATAAGGAGCATCAGCGCCGCACGCTTGGCCGGGTCGATCAGCGCAATGTCCGAGACGCTTGCCGCGGCCGTAGCGCCCTCGAACAGCAACCAGATCTGCGCCGAAAGCTCATCGCTTTCACGTCCTAGAGCACTCTGAACGCGCTTTGCAATCTCATCGCGAAATTCATTTTTCCGGCGTTGTACGAGCGCCACGATGTCTTCGTTCGCTTCGCCGTATTCGCTGCGTGCACGCAGCAACATACATCCGTGGGTTCCTCTGGACTCCATCCAGAATCGAAGCGTATCGAAAAGTGAGCCGATCGGGTCGGCGCTCGAGGCTTCGTTTTTCAGTTGGGTGATGAAGCTGAGATGCCTCGTCTCAAGCACCGCCATGACCAAGCCGTCCCGAGATCCGAAGTGTTTGTAGAGCGTGCGAGTTGAGACGCCGGAAGGCGCGATTATGCGATCGACACCGATCCCCCGAAAGCCTTCCGCGTCAAACACGCGAGCGGCACTCGCGATTATTTCAGTTCGTTTGTCCATGGCTTGAGTGTAAAACGATCTTTTTACATGTCAAGCAGACGTATCGGTAGCTGATGCACATCAGGCTCTGCCAGGGTGTCTTGAGTCGCATGGTGCGGGTCCGCGCTGGCGGTGAAGGTTCGGCTGGATTGCCTGGCAGTGGCCTTATTCGCGCCGCTTCAACCATTCCAATACCCCACGCCCGGCGGCTCGCCCGCTGGCAAAACACCCCGTCAGCAAGTAGCCGCCGGTCGGTGCCTCCCAGTCGAGCATTTCCCCGGCGCAGAATACGCCCGGCATTTGCTTGAGCATCAAGCGGTCATCCAGCGCTTCAAACGGCACGCCGCCAGCGGTGCTGATGGCTTCGTCCAGCGGGCGGGGTTTCACCAGCGTCAGCGGTAGCGCCTTGATATCGGCGGCCAATTGCAGCGGATCGCTGAAGTGCCCGGCGGGCGCCAGCTCTCGCAATAGTGCGGCTTTTACCCCATCCAATCCCAACTGGCTGTGCAGATGCTTGCTCATCGAGCGTGAACCGCGCGGCTTGGCGAGCGCTGCCTGGACTTTTTGCAACGGTTTGCCTGGCAGCAGGTCGAGATGCACTGTCGCTGAACCGTCGCGGTTGATCGCTTCACGAATCGGCGCCGACAGCGCGTAGACCAGACTGCCTTCGATGCCCGTGGCGGTGAGCACGCATTCGCCGAGGCGCGGCGTGTCATCCGCCAAGCCGATGGCAATATTTTTCAGCGGTGCGCCAGCGAATTTGCTGACTATCAGGTCGCTCCAGGCCGACACCTCGAAGCCGCAGTTGCTGGGTTGCAGCGGTGCGTAGGGCACACCTTGGTCTTCCAGCCGCTTGAGCCAGGCACCGTCCGACCCCAGTCGCGCCCAACTGCCGCCGCCCAGCGCCAGCACCACCGCAGCCGCCCGCAGGCTTTTGTCGCCTTCGGGGCTGTGGATAAGCAGGCTGCCGTCAGCATTCCAGCCTTGCCAGCGATGGCGGGTGTGGATAACTACGCCTTGCTCGCGCAGGCGCTTGAGCCAGGCGCGTAATAACGGCGCGGCTTTCATGTCGCTAGGAAATACTCGCCCGGAGCTGCCGATAAAGGTTTCGATGCCCAAACTGTGAATCCATTCGCACAACGCCTCGGCACCAAACTGGCGCAGCAGCGGTGCGATATTCGGCGCTCGTTCGGCATAGCGCGACAAGAATGCCGGGTAAGGTTCGGAGTGGGTGATATTCATGCCGCCCACGCCCGCCAGCAGGAACTTGCGCCCCACCGACGGCATGCCGTCATACAGATCCACGTGCACCCCGGCCTGGCTCAATACTTCGGCGGCCATCAGGCCGGCGGGGCCGCCGCCAATAATCGTCACGTGATGGGGCTGGGCTTGGATCTGAGGCATGGCGTTGACTGCGGTCGGTGAAATAGGCCGAGCATTCTACCCGAGGACGCTGCACATGCCTGATCAAAAAACGTACAGTGTCCTGCAAGCTATATGGCACCCCGCTTACAGAGCCTTTCACTCAGGTTATCCACAGGCCGTTCCACAGTCATTGTGGGTAACCCCCACAATTCAGTGACAACCTGATGACGTCCAGACTCGTTGTGCGCTGTGGTGCAAGATGCCGTGGCGACGAGCCAGGGCCTGGCGATCCTTGCTGTAGCCACCGCCGATAACGCCGACCACCGGGATGTCGCGGCCCAGGCAATGGCGCATCACGCTTTCGTCACGGGCGGCAACGCCGGCGTCAGTCAGCTTGAGGTAGCCGAGGGCGTCGTCCTGATGCACATCGACACCGGCGTCGTACAGCACCAGATCCGGCTGATACAGCGGCAGCAGATAGCTGAGGGCATCGTCCACCACCTTGAGGTAATCGGCATCGCCCATGCCCATGGGCAGCGGGATATCCCAGTCGCTCTTGGCCTTGCGGGCGGGAAAGTTCTTTTCGCAGTGCAGGGACACGGTAATAGCCTCCGGTGTGTCGTGGAGGATGCGTGCGGTACCGTCGCCTTGATGCACGTCGCAATCAAAAATCAACACGCGGTGCACCCGACCGCTTTGCAACAGGTAATGGCTGATCACCGCCAGATCATTGAAAATGCAGAATCCCGCCGGGTAGTCGTAATGCGCGTGGTGGGTACCGCCCGCCAGATGACAGGCCAGCCCGTGTTCCAGCGCCTGTTCGGCGGCCAACAGTGAACCGCCCACCGCCCGTACGGTACGCCGGGCGAGGGCTTCGCTCCATGGCAGGCCGAGGCGCCGTTGGTCTTCGCGGGACAACTCGCCACTCAGGTAACGTTCGATATAACCGGGTTCATGGGCCAGGGCGAGAATCTCGCTGGGGCACAGCTCTGGGCGCAGCAATTGGCTATCCAGGGTCAGGCCGCTGTCCACCAGGTGATCGCGCAGCAGGCGGAACTTATCCATGGGAAAGCGGTGGTCCGCCGGGAACGCGGGACTGTAGTCGTCGTGGTAGATCAATGGCAAAGGCATGGCGATTTCTGACGGGAACCAACGAAGGATCTTAACAGCGCTGTACACTCACGCACATGTCAGGGGAGGGGGAATCATGGAGCCGATACTGGAACTGGAAAGCGCACGGCTGGTGATGCGCCAATGGCGCGATAGCGATCTTCCGACGTTTGCCGACATGTGCGCGGACCCGCAGGTGATGCGTTATTTTCCGGCCCACTTGAGTCGGTTGGAAAGCGCCGCGTTGATCGGGCGCATTCGTGGTCATTTCGCCGAGTTTGGTTTTGGGTTGTGGGCCCTGCAGCGCAAGGACAGCGGCGCGTTTATCGGGCTGACCGGGCTGATGAACGTTGGCTTTGACGCAGCCTTCACCCCGGCGGTCGAGATCGGCTGGCGTCTGGCTCGCGAACATTGGGGCCTGGGGTATGCCAGCGAAGCGGCGTGGACGGCCCTGCGCTGTGGGTTTGACCGGTTGCAGCTGGATGAGGTGGTAGCCTTCACTGCCCAGACCAACCAGCCGTCACAGAAAGTCATGCAGGCCATCGGCATGCATTACGATCCGGCGTCGGATTTTGCACACCCCAAGCTCGCGGCGGACGATCCGCTGCGCCATCATGTGTTGTATCGCATCACCCGCGGCCAATGGTTGGATACGCTGCATGGATAAGCAGACCGCCCGATGCCCGATAATATCGCCCGCCGCAGCCAAGACTGCGCGGTACTGCTTTGTGTGAGGAGAGTTTGAATGAGCCAAGTGTTGGAAGATTTGGTCGACTTGCTGACCCTGGAACCGATCGAGGAAAATCTCTTTCGTGGTCGCAGCCAGGACCTGGGCTTTCGCCAACTGTTCGGCGGTCAGGTGTTGGGGCAATCGCTGTCGGCGGCCAGCCAGACCGTTGAGGAGGCGCGGCATGTGCATTCGTTGCACGGTTACTTCCTGCGCCCTGGCGACGCCGCGCTGCCGGTGGTCTATCAGGTGGACCGGGTACGCGACGGCGGCAGTTTCAGCACGCGGCGGGTCACGGCGATCCAGAAGGGCAACCCGATCTTCACCTGCAGCGCATCGTTTCAGTACGATGAAATAGGGTTTGAGCACCAGACCACCATGCCAGTGGTGGTGGGGCCGGAGAACCTGCCGTCGGAGCTGGAACTGACTCGCCAGCGCGCGCACCTGATTCCTGAGCACATGCGCGACAAATTGCTTTGCCCCAAGCCGATTGAAGTGCGGCCGGTGACCGAGAAGGACCCGTACAACCCGCAGCCTGCGGATCCGGTCAAATATGTGTGGTTCCGCGCCGACGGTGCCCTGGCCGACTTGCCTGCCTTGCATAAATACCTGCTGGCCTACGCCTCGGACTTCGGTTTGCTGACCACCTCGTTGCTGCCCCATGGCAAGACGGTCTGGCAGAAAGACATGCAAGTGGCCAGCCTCGACCATGCCTTGTGGTTCCACGCCGACCTGCGTGCCGACGACTGGTTGCTCTATGCCATGGACAGCCCGTGGGCCGGCAATTCCCGTGGGTTCTCCCGTGGCAGCGTGTACAACCGCGCGGGTCAGTTGGTGGCGTCGGTGACCCAGGAAGGGTTGATTCGCCATCGCAAGGATTGGGCATGAGCCTGAAGCACGTTAAACACTGGGTGTTCGACATGGACGGCACGCTGACGGTCGCGGTCCATGACTTTGCGGCGATTCGCGTGGCGCTGGATATTCCGGCGACCGACGACATCCTCACGCATCTGGCAGCGTTGCCGGCGGACATCGCGGCAGCCAAGCATGCATGGCTGCTGGAGCATGAGCGCGAGCTGGCCCTCGGCTCAAGGCCGGCCGCAGGTGCGGTGGCGTTGGTGCGGGCGCTGGCTGAGCGCGGTTGCCGCCTGGGCATCCTGACCCGCAACGCTCGGGAACTGGCCCACGTGACGCTGCAAGCGATTGGCTTGGCGGACTGTTTTGCGGTGGAGGATGTGCTGGGGCGTGATGATGCGCCCCCCAAGCCGGATCCCGGTGGCCTGTTGAAACTGGCCCAAGCCTGGGACGTGCCACCCGCTGAGATGGTGATGGTCGGTGATTATCGTTTTGACCTGGACTGCGGCCGCGCGGCGGGGACCAGGACGGTCCTGGTCAACCTGCCCGAGAATCCATGGCCGGAGCTGGCAGATTGGCATGCCGAGGATTGCGCGGCGTTGCAACGGCTTATCTGATACAACGCAAGTTTCAGTACCGAATTATCCCGTAGATAGCGTCTGAACCTCACCGAGCAAGCGCAAGGTGCGAACCCTCCCGCAGCAGTTGGCCCGGTAAGCTCAAGACGGTCTTTAAGGACGCTATGGGAACAATGGCGTCCTGGCAGTAATCCCCAACGCTTGCTCATCAAAGACGCGTGGCCGAAAAGGTGTCGCATTGGGTGATCTGGCCCTGGGCAAAACCGGTCTTGAACCAGCGTACCCGCTGTTGCGAGGTGCCGTGGGTGAACGAATCAGGCACCACACGGCCCTGGCCCTGCTGCTGCAACCGATCGTCGCCGATGGCATTGGCCGCATTCAGCGCTTCTTCGATATCGCCGGGTTCCAGCCAGTTCAGGCGCTTTTGCGCACGGTTGGCCCAGACACCGGCGAAGCAGTCGGCTTGCAGTTCCTGGCGTACCAGCAGGCCTCCGTCGCCTTCCATCTGGCGACCTTGCTGGCGCGCCGCCTGAATCTTCGAGGAGATCCCGAGCAGAGTCTGCACATGGTGGCCGACTTCGTGAGCGATCACGTAGGCCTGGGCAAAATCGCCGGCGGCCTGGAAGCGTTGCGACATTTCCCGGAAGAAATCCAGGTCCATGTACACCTGTTGGTCAGTCGGGCAATAGAACGGGCCGCTGGCGGACGTCGCGCCACCGCAGGCGGAGTTCACCCGGCCACGGAACAGAATCAACTTGGGGTTCTTGTAGGTCAGGCCGTTTTCCTTGAACACCTGGCCCCAGGTGTCTTCGGTATCGCCAAGCACGGCGCGGACAAATTCGGCCTGCTCGTCGTTGGCCGGTGGTGCCTGGCGCGTTTGCGGGCTGACGGAAGGGGCTTGCTCGGTCATTTGACCGCTCAGTTGCCCGAGGATCTGCATCGGGTCCTGGCCGGTCAGCAGACCGATGCCGACGATCAGCACAATGGCCGTCAAGCTCAGGCCCTTGCCACCGCCAAAGCGCATACCACCGCCACCACCGCCGTTGTTACGCGCGTCGACCACGTTGTCGCTGCGTCGGCCCTTTTTCCATAGCATGTGGCAATCCTCTTGATGTGCGTGCGGTAGGCGCAATAATCGTTAGTGAGTATGGTCGTTTTAACGGCAATAGCCTTCGCCGGTATTGACCACCAGGCAATCTTTTTTCTCGGTCAGCCACTTCAAGCCAGTGGCTACGCCGTCGCCAGCGCGCAGCAGTTGCGGTCCATCGGGACGGGTAAAACTGATGCCCTCTTCGGTGGCCACGCCCTTGAAGGTGCCTGACGCATCGTCGTCGAGGCCGTAGCGCATGGTCAGCAGGTAATGCCCGCGGCCGATGCTCTGATCTTTGTTGACCGTCAAGCTCAGGCCTTCCACACCGACCCATTGGCCGACCCATTTGTCGGTAGGCAAGACTTCCGGCACCAGGGTGGCTTGTACCGACGCCGGTTGCGGCTGGCTGACCTGCGGCTCTTTATCGCAAGCGCTGAGGAACACCAGGGTGGAGAGGATAAACAAGATTTTTTTCATCATGAGGGATAGGCCTTGGTGGAAATGCGCGCAATGGCTGGCGGGCGTGGAGCGTTGGACTCGATTACTGCAATTTAGTGCGCTGTTCGCCCGGTGTTTGGTTATGCTCTTGAGATACACCTGCGACCGGTTCTAGATTAACCGGTTGAGTGCCACCGTTCTGGGTGGTCATTTCAGCCTGTCGCGCGCGAGAATTCAATGACCCTCAGCACTCCACTTTCCGGCGTCAACCATCCCCTCAAAGGCATTCTGCTGATTGTGGTGGCGACATTCCTGTTCTCCAGCCACGATGCGCTGTCCAAATACCTGGCCGGGTTCTACCCGATCGTGATGGTGGTGTGGGCCCGGTATATGGTGCATACACTGCTGATGGCCGGGATCTTCCTGCCGCAATCAGGCTTGCGGGTGCTGCGCAGCAAGCGGCCATTATGGCAAATCGCCAGGGCGTTGTGCCTGTTGGGCACCAGCCTGTTTTTTACCGCGGCGCTGCACTACATACCCTTGGCCGAAGCAACGGCGGTGAACTTTCTGGCGCCGATCCTGGTGACGGCATTGTCGGTGCCACTGCTGGGCGAACATGTGACGCGGGGCCAGTGGCTGGCGGTTATCTGCGGTTTTGTCGGGGTCATCATCATCGTTCACCCGGGCGGTGAACTGTTCACGCCTGCTGTTTTTCTGCCGCTGACGTCGGCATTGTTTTTCTGCTTCTATCAACTGTTGACCCGCACCCTCAGTCAGTACGACAGCCCCACCACCAGCAACTTCTTCGCCGGCTTGTGCAACACCCTGGTGATGAGCGCGCTGGTGCCGTTCTTCTGGCAAGTACCGAGCTGGCGCCACGCGGTGTTGATGCTGGCGTTGGGCACCTGCGGCATGACCGCGCACCTGATGCTGACCAAGGCATTCCGCGTGGCGGCTCCGGCGTTGCTGGCGCCCTTCGGTTACTGCCAGATCGTGTTTGCGGGGTTGTTGGGATGGCTGGTGTTCAATCACACCCCGGACCTGACCACCGTGGTCGGAATCGGGGTGATTTGCTTGAGCGGCTTGGCCGCTGCCTGGCAGCAGCGGCGGCGTTGAGTTCGACTCAGGCCTCGACGGTCGGAATCTTGCGCGGGGCCATGAAGTACATCCAGGTCAGCGCGATGAAGTACATCGCCGGGATCAGGGTGAACAGCACGGTATAGTTGTTGTGGGTCACCGTCAGGATATGGCCGACGACCTGGGTCATGAACATTCCGCCGATGGCCGCGCACATCCCGCCGAAACCAAACACCGTGCTCATCATGTGCTTGGGCGTGTAGTCCATCACCAGGCTCCAGATATTGGCGGTCCAGGCCTGGTGCGCGCCGATGGCCAGGGAGATGGCAAACACCGCAACCCACAATTGACTGGAGCCTGCGGCCATGATCACCCCGACGATGCAGCAGGCAAACAGCAGCATCGACAGCAATCGCGCCTTGATTGGCTGCATGCCACGCCCGATCAGGAACGAAGACAGGATCCCGCCACCCACGCTGCCGAAATCCGCCGTCAGGTAAATGATGATCAGCGGGATGCCCATCTGGGTCACGTTGATGCCCAGGTTGTATTGCTGGTTGAGGAATGGTGGCAACCAGTACAGGTAAAACCAGAACACCGGCGCCGTCAGCGAGTAGGCGATGGCGAAGGCCCAGGTGCCGCGCATGCGCAGGATACGGCTGAACGGCACGCGAGGTTGTTCTGGTTCGACTTGCTGTTGTACGTAGTCCAATTCCGATTGCTTGACGCTCGGATGGTCTTCCGGGTTGTAGTACTTCAAACCCCAGAACACCAGCCAGATGCCGCCCAGTGCTGCCATGCACAGAAACGCTGCCTGCCAGCCCCATACGTGGAGAATCAACGGCAGCAGCATCGGCGTGAACATGGCGCCGACGTTGGTTCCCGCGTTGAAGATGCCGGTGGCCACCGCGCGCTCGCCGGCCGGAAACCACAGGCGGGTCGTCTTGACGCAGGCCGGGTAGTTGGCCGCTTCGGTCAGACCGAGGATAAAGCGGCAGACCATAAAGCCCACTGCCGAGGTCGCCAGCCCGTGGGCGCCGGTGGCGATGCTCCACAGCAGCACGGCGCAGAAGAACACACGCTTGACGCCGACTCGGTCGATCAGCCGGCCTTGCAGTACAAAACCGATGGCGTAACCGACCTGGAACCAGAAGTTGATATTGGCGTAGTCCATCGCCGTCCAGCTCATTTCCTTGGCCAGGATTGGCTGCATGACGCCGAGGGCGGCACGGTCGATGTAGTTCAGGGTGGTGGCAAAAAACACCAGGGCCAGCATGCCCCAGCGGGTTTTACCGACGGCGAGTGCACCGCGAATCTTGTCGCCGATGGCCGCGTTCGGGTTGCCAGGGCGCGCGGCCATGGCGGAGTTTTGCGAAGGCATGAGAGGTACCCGTTTTTTTAAATTCTTATGATGTGTTCTGGGTCTTGATCACTCCAGGGCGCTCATTAAAAGCGGTCCCGGATGCGCAGTCGATGGTGCGCAGTGGCTAAAAAATCGTCAATTCTCCAACCGTCATTGTGTTCGATAATCGCCCAAAAAACTAACCGGTTCGTACATTTTAAATTGCTGTGCTTTAGTGTGAGGTCAATAATTTGCCTCAGACAAGATCAGCCCTAATTGCCGGGAGTCGCCCATGCAACGTTCCATCGCCACCGTTTCCCTGAGCGGTACCCTGCCGGAAAAGCTCGAAGCCATTGCCGCGGCCGGGTTCGATGGTGTGGAAATCTTCGAAAACGACTTGCTGTATTACGACGGCAGCCCGCGTGAAATCAGGCAGATGTGTGCCGATCTGGGCATCGTCATTACCCTTTTTCAGCCATTTCGTGATTTTGAAGGATGCCGTCGCGACCGCCTGGCGCGCAACCTGGACCGTGCCGAGCACAAGTTCGACTTGATGCAGGAACTGGGCACCGACTTGGTACTGGTGTGCAGTAACGCGTCGGCGGACTCAACGGGCGAGCACTCGATCCTGCGCGATGACTTGACCCTGCTGGCCGAGCGCGCTGGCCGTCGCAGCTTGCGTATTGGTTACGAAGCCCTGGCCTGGGGGCGCCACGTCAACACCTGGCAACAGGTGTGGAACCTGGTGCGCGAGATTGATCACCCAAGCCTTGGGGTGTTGCTGGACAGTTTTCATACCTTGTCTCTCAAGGGGGATCCCACGGCGATCGCCGATATTCCCGGTGACAAGATTTTCTTCGTGCAAATGGCCGACGCACCGCTCCTGGCCATGGACGTGCTGGAGTGGAGCAGGCATTTCCGCTGCTTCCCCGGCCAGGGTGAATTCGACCTGGCAGGCTTTCTCGCACCGATCATCAAGAGTGGTTACACCGGGCCATTATCCCTTGAGGTTTTCAATGACGGCTTCCGTGCCGCACCGACCCGAGCCAATGCAGCCGATGGTTTTCGCTCACTGCTGTACCTGGAGGAGAAGACCCGCGAGCGCCTGGAGCAAGCAGCCACATCCGTGGATATCCTGTTTGAAACCCCGGTCGCCAGCGAGTATGACGGCATCGAGTTTCTGGAGTTTGCCGTCGACGAAAGTCTCGGTGCCAAGCTTTCGCAGTGGTTGCAGCGCTTGGGGTTTGTCAATGCGGGGCAGCATCGCTCCAAGAACGTCAGCTTGTTGCGCCAGGGTGATATCAACCTGATCCTCAACTGCGAGCCTTACTCCTTTGCCCACAATTTTTTCGAGGCCCATGGCCCATCGTTGTGTGCCACGGCAATTCGGGTCAAAGACAGCACCAAGGCCCTGGAGCGGGCGGTGGCTTACAAGGGCCAGCCGTATCGCGGCCTGGTCGGGCCCAATGAACTGGAGCTGGCGGCGGTACGTGCTCCCGACGGCAGCCTGATTTATCTGGTCGATGATCGAGACGGGCTCTACGACACCGACTTCTACCTGCAATCCGAGGCATCAGGCGAAGGTGGCCTATTGCGTATCGATCATATGGCCATGGCGCTGCCGGCCGACAGCCTCGACAGTTGGGTGCTGTTCTACAAGAGCCTGCTGGATTTCGAGGCCGATGATGAAGTGGTACTGCCTGATCCTTATGGCCTGGTAAAAAGTCGAGCGTTGCGCAGCCGCTGCAGTTCGATTCGCCTGCCGCTGAACATTTCCGAGAACCGCAACACGGCGATTTCCCATGCGCTCTCCAGCTATCGTGGCAGCGGAGTGCATCACATTGCTTTCGATTGCGCGGATATTTTCGCGCAAGTCAGTCGCGCCAAAGAGGCGGGAGTACCGTTGCTGGATATCCCGCTTAATTATTACGACGACCTCGCGGCGCGCTTCGATTTCGATGACCAATTCCTCAGCGAGCTGGCGTACTACAACGTCTTGTACGACCGCGACGCCCAGGGCGGTGAGTTGTTTCATGTGTACACCGAACCCTTCGAAGGGCGTTTCTTCTTCGAGATCATCCAGCGCAAGAACGGTTATTCCGGCTACGGCGCGGCCAACGTTGCGGTACGTCTGGCGGCAATGGCCAAGTCTCGCAGCGGCGCGGTGCGCCAGGCCAAGTTGTAGGGGATTGATGCTTCCTTAGTGGGGCGCGGCACCCCATAATCACGGCCAGCATCCATGGCCGTGAGTGCAACATGATTTCGACCTCCCAATTGCCTGCCGCGTCCCTGGCGCCGCGCAAGAACCGCAAGAACAACCCGGAAAAGACCCGCGAGAACATTCTGCAAGAAGCCATTGTCGAGTTCGTCCAGCAGGGGCTGTCCGGTGCGCGAGTGGACGCCATCGCCGAGCGCATCCACACCTCAAAACGCATGATTT is from Pseudomonas mucidolens and encodes:
- a CDS encoding DEAD/DEAH box helicase, whose amino-acid sequence is MTFATLGLIEPLLRALETLGYQTPTPVQAQAIPAVLAGRDLMAAAQTGTGKTAGFAVPLLQLLAMEGPKVTANSVRALILCPTRELAEQVHASVAEYAQNLPLSTYAVYGGVSINPQMMKLRKGVDILVATPGRLIDLFRQNALKLNQLQTLVLDEADRMLDLGFSEELANIYRMLPKKRQTLLFSATFSDDIRLLAGQMLNDPLSIEVSPRNVAANTVKQWVVPVDKKRKPELFVHLMRKGKWKQVLVFAKTRNGVDALVDKLQGLGINADGIHGDKPQATRQRALDRFKASDVQILVATDVAARGLDIEDLPLVVNFDLPIVAEDYIHRIGRTGRAGNTGEAISLVCADEVNMLSAIEMLTRQTLTRHMEQDFEPEHRVPDTDASGQVVKKPKKPKKPKASGGGKRNLGKWVESGEVAVAEPSIKPVRKVPVFNTGPRKRKP
- a CDS encoding MFS transporter, with the translated sequence MKRNLNLLAAAFALTALSYGLARFSYGLLLPLIREELSLGVTVAGWIGGSAFAAYCVGIILTFICAGKLSPRLLAFSAGLAATLGMALVVFASSGLTLGLGIALAGLSTGLTSPPLACAVAARFNGDGRPKANALINAGTAAGIVFSGGAALIAAGAWRELYALYALMGAGITVWIWFAMPARPHNEMVNGFAFKLLRRPGLFALCSSAFLMGVASTAIWTFGAEILRGEFGFSDAYIAWAWIALGAAGISGSSTGMLTSRFGTRRIHSVALLGMAIGTIGLATASMSATFGFAAMCLFGAAYIVSTGAYLIQGINLFPDRPDLGLGIPFLVIALGQTIGTPLFGATLEATGVINALGVFAASACIAIFLRPTQALKQSGVCVP
- a CDS encoding TetR/AcrR family transcriptional regulator, which translates into the protein MDKRTEIIASAARVFDAEGFRGIGVDRIIAPSGVSTRTLYKHFGSRDGLVMAVLETRHLSFITQLKNEASSADPIGSLFDTLRFWMESRGTHGCMLLRARSEYGEANEDIVALVQRRKNEFRDEIAKRVQSALGRESDELSAQIWLLFEGATAAASVSDIALIDPAKRAALMLLMSMRASDS
- a CDS encoding TIGR03862 family flavoprotein, translating into MPQIQAQPHHVTIIGGGPAGLMAAEVLSQAGVHVDLYDGMPSVGRKFLLAGVGGMNITHSEPYPAFLSRYAERAPNIAPLLRQFGAEALCEWIHSLGIETFIGSSGRVFPSDMKAAPLLRAWLKRLREQGVVIHTRHRWQGWNADGSLLIHSPEGDKSLRAAAVVLALGGGSWARLGSDGAWLKRLEDQGVPYAPLQPSNCGFEVSAWSDLIVSKFAGAPLKNIAIGLADDTPRLGECVLTATGIEGSLVYALSAPIREAINRDGSATVHLDLLPGKPLQKVQAALAKPRGSRSMSKHLHSQLGLDGVKAALLRELAPAGHFSDPLQLAADIKALPLTLVKPRPLDEAISTAGGVPFEALDDRLMLKQMPGVFCAGEMLDWEAPTGGYLLTGCFASGRAAGRGVLEWLKRRE
- a CDS encoding histone deacetylase encodes the protein MPLPLIYHDDYSPAFPADHRFPMDKFRLLRDHLVDSGLTLDSQLLRPELCPSEILALAHEPGYIERYLSGELSREDQRRLGLPWSEALARRTVRAVGGSLLAAEQALEHGLACHLAGGTHHAHYDYPAGFCIFNDLAVISHYLLQSGRVHRVLIFDCDVHQGDGTARILHDTPEAITVSLHCEKNFPARKAKSDWDIPLPMGMGDADYLKVVDDALSYLLPLYQPDLVLYDAGVDVHQDDALGYLKLTDAGVAARDESVMRHCLGRDIPVVGVIGGGYSKDRQALARRHGILHHSAQRVWTSSGCH
- a CDS encoding GNAT family N-acetyltransferase; the protein is MEPILELESARLVMRQWRDSDLPTFADMCADPQVMRYFPAHLSRLESAALIGRIRGHFAEFGFGLWALQRKDSGAFIGLTGLMNVGFDAAFTPAVEIGWRLAREHWGLGYASEAAWTALRCGFDRLQLDEVVAFTAQTNQPSQKVMQAIGMHYDPASDFAHPKLAADDPLRHHVLYRITRGQWLDTLHG